The DNA segment CAACGCCGATAAAAGCAGCAGCGGTTTTCTCATCGCAGACCTCGGTAAGTCGTGGAGTCAGATCGGTTTGAAATGGGCCAGGAAGTGACGCAGCTTTTGCGGCGCGTAGCTCAGGCGCAAACCGCGCAGCTCGGCGCGCCGCTTGTGAACCGCGATGACCACCTGCGCCACGTAGTCCAGATGGTTGTCGGTGTAGACCCGGCGCGGCACTGCCAGCCGCACCAGCTCCATGGGCGCGGGCAGCTCTTCGCCGCTTTGCTCGTCGCGGCTGGCGAACATCACCGAGCCGATCTCGCTGGTGCGCACGCCGCCCTCCAGGTACAGCGCGCACGAGAGCGACTGGCCCGGGAACTGCAACGGCGGCACGTGGGGCGCAAAGCGCGCGGCGTCGATGAACACCGCATGACCGCCCGCCGGAAGCTGCACCGGCACACCCGCGTCGTCGAGTTTTTTAGCCAGGCGTTCCACCTGGCCGATGCGGCAGTCCAGCCAGGACTCTTCGAGCCCCTCGCGCAGGCCCACGGCCAGGGCCTCCAGATCGCGGCCGGCCAGCCCGCCGTAGGTGCGGAAGCCCTCGATCACAACCATTACCTCGGTGACCTTGCGCGCCACCTGCTTGCTGCGCGTGGCTAAAAAACCGCCGATGTTGACCAGACCGTCCTTCTTGGCGCTCATCGTCGCGCCGTGGGCCAGGCCGAACAGCTCTCGGGCGATCTCGAGCAGCGGTCGCTTGGCCTGGCCGCGCTCGCGGTGCTTGATGAACCAACAGTTCTCAGCGTAGCGCGCGGCGTCGAGGTACAGCGGCACGCCGTGACGGTCGCAGACCTCGCGCACCCGGCGCAGGTTGGCCAGGCTCACCGGCTGACCGCCTACCGAGTTGTTGGTTACTGTGACCATCACCAGCGGCACGCGCTCGCGGCCCTGTTCGCGCAGCAGACGATCGAGCCCGCGCCAGTCCATGTTGCCTTTAAACGGCGCGCGCGAGTCCGGGTCGTGCGCCTCGCGGCACGGCAGGTTGAGCGCCACGCCGCCCTTGTGGCGCACGTTGGCCTCGGTGGTGTCGAAGTGCGTATTGTTCGGCACCAGCTGCCCGGGTTCGACCAGCGCCGAGAACAGCAGGTTCTCCGCGGCGCGGCCCTGGTGGGTCGGGATCACGTGGTGCATGCCGGTGATCTCGCGCACCGAGCGCTCGAAGTTGAAAAAGCTCTGGGCCCCGGCGTACGACTCGTCGCCGCGCATCATCGCGCTCCACTGCATCTGCGACATCGCGCCCGTGCCCGAGTCGGTCAGCAGATCGATGGTCACGTTTCGCGCCTTGAGTGAGAACAGGTTGTAATGGGCCTGCCGCAGATATTTCTCGCGCTGGGCGCGGGTGGTCAACGGGATCGATTCCACGGCTTTTATTTTGTACGGTTCGAATCCAAGCGGCATCGAAGCGCTCCAGGTAATTATGGTCTGACTGTAACTTTGGAATATCCTAGTAGTCCGCCGGTCCAGTGTCCACAATCCGGGGGTTTCCTTGACCCATTGGAAAGGGGCATGTTACACAGCGCATCAGATGGAGGTCGTTATGCCACGCATCCTGTTCGCGCTGTTGATCGTGTTGATCCTCGCCCTGCCGGTCGCGGCCCAGACCACGCCCGCGCCGGCAACGCCCGCTTCCGGATCGATTCAGTTCTACCCAAGGACCAGCCTGCATTTTCTCGGCGACGCCTCTTACGCGATCGAGCCCCAGGGCGAGCAGATCGCGGTCAGCGTGAACCACGGCGACAAGCAACAGAGCTATCGACTCTCCGGCGAACTACTCGAGATCGACCGCATCCCCCTGGATCAGGGGACCGAGGTGCTGGTGGTCGTCTACAACAAACGCGGTGCTGAGAAGTGGGTGCTGGTGTTGGCTGAGATCGATTTCATCAAGTACATGCGCGAGGCTGCCCGCGCCAAGGGCGTATCGGCCGAGATCGATCTTGCCGGTCAGGCGCAGATCGCATCGCTCCAGGTCAGCGACGCGGGCTTTCGTCAGATTTTAGGAATGCCGGCCGAGTAATTTAGTCTAACGTTCGGAATTCGACCAACCCGGTCTGCGGCTGCACGCGCTCGACGCGGGCCCGCCGCTTGCTGCCCGGCTCCACGCCCGCACCCAGTTCGATTATCGTGCGCAGCAGCACTTCCTCGACCTGGACCAGCTGGATGTCGGGCCGGTCGCGTAGCGGCTTGATCGCTCGCAGCGTGTATTCCCGGTCCGGGTTCTGCTCGAAAAAGACCAGGGTGAAGTAGCGCTTGATCTGTTGCTCGACATCGCGGATTGCCAGCAGCTCGCTCTCGGCCTGCTTGGCCAGGGTCAGCAGCTCGCTGCGGTCGGCGTAGGCTGTCTGGCCGTGGGCGATGTGGTGCGTGATCTGGCGTTGCATGATCAGGTCTGGATAGCGCCTGATCGGCGAGGTGATCTGGAAGTA comes from the Candidatus Alcyoniella australis genome and includes:
- a CDS encoding tryptophanase, coding for MPLGFEPYKIKAVESIPLTTRAQREKYLRQAHYNLFSLKARNVTIDLLTDSGTGAMSQMQWSAMMRGDESYAGAQSFFNFERSVREITGMHHVIPTHQGRAAENLLFSALVEPGQLVPNNTHFDTTEANVRHKGGVALNLPCREAHDPDSRAPFKGNMDWRGLDRLLREQGRERVPLVMVTVTNNSVGGQPVSLANLRRVREVCDRHGVPLYLDAARYAENCWFIKHRERGQAKRPLLEIARELFGLAHGATMSAKKDGLVNIGGFLATRSKQVARKVTEVMVVIEGFRTYGGLAGRDLEALAVGLREGLEESWLDCRIGQVERLAKKLDDAGVPVQLPAGGHAVFIDAARFAPHVPPLQFPGQSLSCALYLEGGVRTSEIGSVMFASRDEQSGEELPAPMELVRLAVPRRVYTDNHLDYVAQVVIAVHKRRAELRGLRLSYAPQKLRHFLAHFKPI